One segment of candidate division KSB1 bacterium DNA contains the following:
- a CDS encoding CHAT domain-containing protein — MDFSVPIFLKALFHAAQTAGLLDLVQKTGEALYGQLIQDKLGPLFKTKLGRWIENALQAVAAHHAVPQSHFILCLLTDPTVADAMAKLGSGELPTRSLLVPVFQRLLPGADAALATDRFVEKLYDGLSRDQELVNHALLLLSEKEAERHQTLLRMLQTISQQLQQPQTAPAPPLPAIPTTRLALVFSRAADGQFSVALQRGEEMLVPPQSATLPAGFEFTHEDYLKALAAGVTRGWTMPMASREQLLDRLGRQLAEFLLPGEIGKKVHDTIDEAQRRNERVEITFRASDPKVLSLPIEATHDPVINLPLVLYPHVAVSRSLIDTAAKPATSIPGPLRLLVLIASPDEEKTQEPLLDLEAELRTILDAVDHASHGGNCIVEILEEGSLENLSAKLEAEPSHVLHISCHGRPGILIFEDRDGNPVAVTPQKLADTIAATGHPHVPLIVLASCLTGVAAKDGEADLGSFAAQLLQRGFPAVVAMQHPVSDAYATALAGYLYQHLADDEVPSPLWALSKARRQVELERQQGASGKGQGTNGKEQGANGKGQEPEYATPALYLGGEDMPLFDRRQPFDRIRPQPQLFAVPGLCLRRVGDFIGRRRQQRQLRRALADNKKIGALITGMGGVGKSALAAHLVENLVKEGWLAVTVVGRTNETEICHEVGNQLWSFAEQRQLPHDHELRRRATPLRAVYEITDEQRRSALWLALQHWPVLLLLDNFEDNLEKDCQTLRDPELEGFLQKLAELPLRARLLLTCRYPVPALKYALTEIPLGPLSVQEMRKLLLRLPHLNALAGEERLAVYRKVGGHPRLLEFLDALLGGGVARFPDVSRKLAAKLAELNIAAEALPETLDEALQAAVAAGCRDILLNELIALAQQQSADWDLLLGTTVYEQPVDLTGLAFQRFGRPARTNEHRPLAASASRLANLSLLSVVDHELYFVHRWTAGPLLQHATPAQQRHLHQRAADYWQWRVQNQTHNIHEAILGVRHLLQAENVDAAFGEGSDILVKLMKWGHYSEAASLNREMLACFPATHSAYPRLSSNLGDLMMGLGETEAARQYYEKALEIRAKLAAQEPNRADYARDLSVSYERMGDLLRSLGEGSAARQYYEKALEIAAKLAAQEPNRADYARDLSVSYERMGDLLRSLGEGSAARQYYEKALDIRLKLAAQEPNLLERQLDLVVSFYKLGLISPPPVKRDYLNRGLQILRALQKNGKLPPANAGWLAIMEQELAQTK, encoded by the coding sequence ATGGATTTCAGCGTTCCGATTTTTTTGAAGGCGCTTTTCCACGCCGCTCAAACGGCCGGCCTGCTCGACCTGGTGCAAAAAACCGGCGAGGCCCTCTACGGTCAACTCATACAGGACAAGCTCGGCCCGCTTTTTAAAACCAAATTGGGCCGCTGGATTGAAAACGCGCTGCAGGCTGTCGCTGCGCACCATGCCGTGCCACAGTCGCACTTCATCCTTTGCCTGCTGACCGACCCGACCGTGGCGGATGCCATGGCAAAGCTCGGCAGCGGCGAGCTGCCCACCCGCAGCCTGCTCGTGCCGGTCTTTCAGCGCCTGCTCCCCGGCGCCGATGCCGCGCTGGCCACCGACCGCTTCGTGGAAAAACTCTACGACGGCCTCAGCCGCGATCAGGAGCTGGTCAATCACGCGCTGCTGCTGCTCTCCGAAAAAGAGGCCGAACGCCACCAAACCCTGCTGCGCATGCTGCAAACGATCTCGCAGCAATTGCAGCAACCGCAAACCGCGCCGGCCCCGCCGCTGCCGGCCATTCCCACCACTCGCCTTGCCCTGGTTTTCTCGCGCGCGGCCGACGGCCAGTTCTCCGTCGCCCTGCAGCGCGGCGAAGAAATGCTCGTGCCGCCGCAGTCCGCAACCTTGCCGGCCGGCTTCGAGTTCACCCATGAAGACTATCTCAAAGCCCTCGCCGCCGGCGTCACCCGCGGCTGGACCATGCCCATGGCCTCGCGTGAGCAACTGCTCGACCGCCTCGGCCGCCAGCTCGCTGAATTTCTGCTCCCCGGCGAAATCGGCAAGAAAGTTCACGATACCATTGATGAGGCCCAGCGTCGCAACGAGCGCGTCGAAATCACTTTCCGTGCCAGCGATCCGAAAGTGCTTTCCCTGCCTATTGAAGCCACCCACGACCCGGTGATCAACCTGCCGCTTGTGCTTTATCCGCACGTGGCGGTGAGCCGTTCTCTCATCGACACTGCGGCCAAACCGGCAACCAGCATCCCCGGGCCCCTGCGCCTGCTCGTGCTCATCGCCAGCCCGGACGAGGAGAAAACCCAGGAGCCGCTGCTCGACCTCGAGGCCGAGCTGCGCACCATCCTCGACGCCGTGGACCATGCCAGTCACGGCGGCAACTGCATCGTCGAAATTCTCGAAGAAGGCAGTCTCGAAAATCTCAGTGCCAAATTGGAGGCCGAGCCGTCTCATGTCCTCCACATTTCCTGTCACGGCCGGCCCGGCATTTTGATTTTTGAAGATCGCGACGGCAACCCCGTGGCAGTGACCCCGCAAAAACTGGCGGACACCATTGCCGCCACCGGCCACCCGCATGTGCCGCTCATTGTGCTCGCCTCGTGTTTGACCGGCGTGGCGGCGAAAGACGGCGAAGCCGATCTCGGCAGCTTCGCGGCGCAGTTGCTGCAGCGCGGCTTTCCCGCGGTGGTGGCGATGCAGCATCCGGTGAGCGACGCTTACGCCACCGCCCTCGCCGGTTATCTCTACCAACATCTCGCCGACGACGAAGTGCCCTCGCCGCTGTGGGCGTTGAGCAAGGCGCGACGACAGGTGGAGTTGGAAAGGCAGCAAGGGGCAAGTGGCAAGGGGCAAGGGACAAATGGCAAGGAGCAAGGGGCAAATGGCAAGGGGCAGGAGCCGGAGTATGCCACGCCCGCGCTGTATCTTGGCGGAGAAGACATGCCGCTGTTCGACCGCCGCCAGCCGTTTGACCGTATTCGCCCGCAGCCGCAGCTCTTTGCTGTGCCCGGGCTGTGCCTGCGCCGTGTCGGTGACTTCATTGGCCGGAGGCGGCAGCAGCGCCAACTCCGGCGTGCCTTGGCGGACAACAAAAAAATCGGCGCCCTCATCACCGGCATGGGCGGCGTCGGCAAAAGCGCGCTCGCGGCGCACCTCGTCGAAAATCTCGTCAAAGAAGGCTGGCTGGCGGTCACGGTGGTGGGCCGCACCAACGAAACCGAAATTTGCCATGAAGTGGGCAACCAGCTTTGGAGCTTCGCCGAGCAGAGGCAATTGCCGCATGACCACGAGCTGCGCCGCCGCGCCACGCCGCTGCGCGCGGTTTATGAAATCACCGATGAACAGCGCCGCTCTGCGCTCTGGCTGGCTTTGCAGCATTGGCCCGTGCTCCTGCTGCTCGATAATTTTGAAGACAACCTCGAAAAAGACTGCCAAACGTTGCGCGATCCGGAGTTGGAAGGCTTTCTGCAAAAGCTCGCGGAATTGCCGCTCCGGGCCCGGCTGCTCCTCACCTGCCGCTACCCCGTGCCCGCGTTGAAATATGCGCTCACGGAAATCCCCCTCGGCCCGCTCTCGGTGCAGGAAATGCGCAAGCTGCTGCTGCGGCTGCCCCATCTCAATGCCCTGGCCGGTGAAGAGCGGCTGGCGGTTTACCGCAAAGTCGGCGGTCACCCGCGCCTGCTGGAATTTCTCGATGCCCTGCTTGGCGGCGGCGTGGCGCGCTTTCCCGACGTCAGCAGGAAACTGGCGGCCAAGCTGGCCGAGCTGAATATTGCTGCCGAGGCCCTGCCGGAAACGCTGGACGAGGCTTTGCAAGCCGCGGTGGCGGCCGGCTGCCGCGATATTTTGCTCAACGAACTGATCGCCTTGGCGCAGCAACAATCGGCAGACTGGGACTTGCTGCTCGGCACGACGGTTTACGAGCAGCCGGTGGATTTGACCGGCCTGGCGTTTCAGCGCTTTGGCCGGCCGGCGCGCACCAATGAGCACAGGCCGCTGGCCGCCAGCGCCAGCCGCCTGGCCAATCTTTCTCTGCTCTCGGTGGTGGACCATGAGCTTTATTTTGTGCACCGCTGGACCGCCGGCCCGTTGTTGCAGCACGCCACGCCGGCGCAGCAGCGCCACCTGCACCAACGCGCCGCGGATTATTGGCAATGGCGCGTGCAAAACCAAACCCACAATATTCACGAAGCGATTTTGGGCGTGCGCCATTTGCTGCAGGCGGAGAATGTTGACGCGGCTTTTGGGGAAGGATCAGACATTCTTGTGAAATTGATGAAGTGGGGTCATTACAGCGAGGCCGCCAGCCTCAACCGTGAGATGCTGGCATGTTTTCCGGCAACTCATTCGGCTTATCCACGCTTGTCAAGCAATCTGGGGGATTTGATGATGGGGTTGGGCGAAACCGAGGCGGCGCGGCAGTATTATGAGAAAGCTTTGGAGATTCGGGCGAAACTGGCGGCCCAGGAGCCCAATCGGGCGGACTACGCCCGCGACCTGTCGGTGAGTTATGAACGGATGGGGGATTTGTTGAGAAGCCTCGGCGAGGGCTCTGCGGCGCGGCAGTATTATGAGAAAGCTCTCGAGATTGCGGCGAAACTGGCGGCCCAGGAGCCCAATCGGGCGGACTACGCCCGCGACCTGTCGGTGAGTTATGAACGGATGGGGGATTTGTTGAGAAGCCTCGGCGAGGGCTCTGCGGCGCGGCAGTATTATGAGAAAGCTTTGGACATTCGGTTGAAACTGGCGGCCCAGGAGCCCAACCTGCTCGAACGCCAACTCGATCTCGTCGTCAGTTTTTACAAACTCGGCCTCATTTCTCCCCCGCCGGTAAAACGGGACTACCTCAACCGCGGGCTGCAGATTCTGCGCGCCCTGCAAAAAAACGGCAAACTCCCGCCCGCCAACGCCGGCTGGCTCGCCATCATGGAACAGGAGCTGGCACAGACCAAATAG
- a CDS encoding tetratricopeptide repeat protein — protein sequence MTEKLQKAAAIFEPITPAQEAVETGFEEILESPDFRRLLRALKRAQGFALYFVRCNLPVYRLELMARLRAIVGRPVIDVELPDDFGFLSALEQAAHASPPDAILFITGLERLVPSHDPQKRHQALDILNWQRGRLQRLHRPLIFWIPESIVRFLAEGAPDFWDWHSGLYEFAIPSPLRDTLFEKTVKTRELPEENLSESERHERLALLHSLLEEYATGNSPAELLARGRIAYKLGILYEIAGQSGDARRYYEQARDAFEDAGDESEKARAYRALGDIWVDYGNSQAARQYYEKALDIRAKLAAQEPNRADYARDLSVSYSKMGDLLRSLGEGSAARQYYEKALDIRLKLAAQEPNQADYARDLSESYERMGDLLSSLGEGSAARQYYEKALEIAAKLAAAEPNRADYARDLSVSYNKMGDLLISLGEGSAARQYYEKALEIRAKLAAQEPNRADYAHDLSVSYNKMGDLLRSLGEGTAARQYYEKSLDIRLKLAQAGPNRADYARDLSVSYNNMGDLLRSLGEGSAARQYYEKDLEIAAKLAAQEPNRADYARDLSVSYSKMGDLLRSLGEGSAARQYYEKALDIRLKLAAQEPNLLEPQLDLVVSFYKLGLISPPPVKRDYLNRGLQILRALQKNGKLPPANAGWLAIMEQELAQTK from the coding sequence ATGACTGAAAAGCTGCAAAAAGCTGCCGCCATATTCGAGCCCATCACGCCAGCCCAAGAAGCCGTCGAGACCGGGTTCGAGGAGATTTTGGAATCGCCGGATTTTCGGCGTTTGCTTCGTGCCTTGAAAAGAGCGCAGGGCTTTGCGCTTTATTTCGTGCGTTGTAACTTGCCGGTTTACCGGCTGGAATTGATGGCGCGGCTGCGGGCCATTGTTGGCCGACCGGTGATCGACGTCGAATTGCCCGACGATTTTGGCTTTTTATCGGCACTCGAACAAGCAGCGCACGCTTCACCTCCGGATGCGATCTTGTTCATCACCGGCCTGGAAAGACTCGTGCCCTCCCATGACCCCCAGAAGCGCCACCAGGCTTTGGATATTCTCAATTGGCAGCGTGGACGCCTGCAGCGGCTGCATCGCCCCCTGATTTTTTGGATACCGGAGTCCATTGTTCGATTTTTGGCCGAGGGGGCGCCGGATTTTTGGGACTGGCACAGCGGCCTCTATGAGTTTGCGATCCCCTCACCCCTGCGTGATACCCTGTTTGAGAAGACGGTGAAAACCAGAGAACTGCCGGAAGAAAACCTCAGTGAGTCGGAACGACACGAGCGCCTCGCGTTGCTTCACAGTCTGCTGGAAGAATATGCCACGGGAAATTCTCCGGCAGAACTTCTGGCACGCGGCCGTATTGCCTACAAACTGGGGATTCTTTATGAGATTGCCGGTCAAAGTGGAGATGCCCGGAGATACTATGAACAAGCACGAGATGCTTTTGAGGACGCTGGCGATGAAAGCGAAAAGGCTCGCGCTTATAGGGCACTCGGCGATATTTGGGTTGACTATGGCAATTCTCAGGCGGCGCGGCAGTATTATGAGAAAGCTTTGGACATTCGGGCGAAACTGGCGGCCCAGGAGCCCAATCGGGCGGACTACGCCCGCGACCTGTCGGTGAGTTACAGTAAGATGGGGGATTTGTTGAGAAGCCTCGGCGAGGGCTCTGCGGCGCGGCAGTATTATGAGAAAGCTTTGGACATTCGGTTGAAACTGGCGGCCCAGGAGCCCAATCAGGCGGACTACGCCCGCGACCTGTCGGAGAGCTATGAACGGATGGGGGATTTGTTGAGCAGCCTCGGCGAGGGCTCTGCGGCGCGGCAGTATTATGAGAAAGCTCTCGAGATTGCAGCGAAACTGGCGGCTGCGGAGCCGAATCGGGCGGACTACGCCCGCGACCTGTCGGTGAGTTACAATAAGATGGGGGATTTGTTGATCAGCCTCGGCGAGGGCTCTGCGGCGCGGCAGTATTATGAGAAAGCTTTGGAGATTCGGGCGAAACTGGCGGCCCAGGAGCCCAATCGGGCGGACTACGCCCACGACCTGTCGGTGAGTTACAATAAAATGGGGGATTTGTTGAGAAGCCTCGGCGAGGGCACTGCGGCGCGGCAGTATTATGAGAAATCTTTGGATATTCGGTTGAAACTGGCGCAGGCGGGGCCCAATCGGGCGGACTACGCCCGCGACCTGTCGGTGAGTTACAATAACATGGGGGATTTGTTGAGAAGCCTCGGCGAGGGCTCTGCGGCGCGGCAGTATTATGAAAAAGATTTGGAAATCGCGGCGAAACTGGCGGCCCAGGAGCCCAATCGGGCGGACTACGCCCGCGACCTGTCGGTGAGTTACAGTAAGATGGGGGATTTGTTGAGAAGCCTCGGCGAGGGCTCTGCGGCGCGGCAGTATTATGAGAAAGCTTTGGACATTCGGTTGAAACTGGCGGCCCAGGAGCCCAATCTCCTTGAACCCCAGCTCGATCTCGTGGTCAGCTTTTACAAACTCGGCCTCATTTCTCCCCCGCCGGTAAAACGGGACTACCTCAACCGCGGGCTGCAGATTCTGCGCGCCCTGCAAAAAAACGGCAAACTCCCGCCCGCCAACGCCGGCTGGCTCGCCATCATGGAACAGGAGCTGGCACAGACCAAATAG
- a CDS encoding LacI family transcriptional regulator gives MSVTIREVARKAGVSTATVSRVFNHAPAVDADTRRHVLAVARRLHYTPHAAGRSLSMKRTDAIGLLLPDVYGEFFSEVIRGADQAAQQNRYHLLVSSSHTTREALAGALQVMRGRVDGLIIMSPHIDAQTLKNNLPRTLPVVLLNCNVADVSFDSFNIDNFHGAYEMVRHLLGHGFQRIAIIKGTEHNLDAEERLRGYCQALGDGGAACAGELVVPGNFSEASGYEAARRLMTLSPRPDAIFASNDSMALGALSALREMGVRVPEDIALAGFDDIPLARYLSPALTSVHVPISELGAQAIHRLFQVLQKKSRYPRQRAIIPTRLVLRESCGCPRTARPVPAEEAGRAAAAPGVPSPSPAS, from the coding sequence ATGAGCGTGACCATCCGAGAGGTCGCCAGGAAAGCGGGCGTTTCCACCGCCACGGTCTCGCGCGTGTTCAACCACGCGCCGGCGGTGGACGCGGACACGCGCCGCCATGTGCTGGCGGTGGCGCGCCGGCTGCATTACACCCCCCATGCCGCCGGCCGCAGTCTGAGCATGAAACGCACCGACGCCATCGGCCTGCTGCTGCCCGACGTCTACGGGGAGTTCTTCTCCGAAGTCATCCGCGGCGCCGATCAGGCGGCGCAGCAGAACCGCTACCATCTGCTGGTCTCCAGCTCGCACACCACGCGCGAGGCCCTGGCCGGCGCGCTGCAGGTGATGCGCGGCCGCGTCGACGGCCTGATCATCATGTCCCCCCACATCGACGCACAAACGCTCAAGAACAACCTGCCCAGGACCCTGCCGGTGGTTCTGCTCAATTGCAACGTGGCGGATGTCAGTTTCGACTCCTTCAACATCGACAATTTCCACGGGGCCTACGAGATGGTGCGCCATCTGCTCGGCCACGGCTTTCAGCGCATCGCCATCATCAAGGGCACGGAGCACAATCTCGATGCCGAAGAGCGTCTGCGCGGCTACTGCCAGGCGCTCGGCGACGGCGGCGCGGCCTGCGCCGGGGAACTGGTGGTGCCGGGCAATTTTTCCGAAGCCTCCGGTTACGAGGCGGCACGCCGCCTCATGACGCTCAGCCCGCGGCCGGATGCCATCTTTGCTTCGAACGATTCCATGGCACTGGGCGCACTCAGCGCCCTGCGCGAGATGGGCGTGCGGGTGCCGGAGGATATCGCACTGGCCGGCTTCGACGACATTCCGCTGGCGCGCTATCTCTCGCCCGCGCTGACCTCGGTGCATGTTCCCATCAGTGAGCTGGGCGCGCAGGCGATCCACCGCCTGTTTCAGGTCTTGCAGAAAAAGAGCCGCTACCCCAGGCAGCGTGCCATCATTCCCACGCGGCTGGTGCTGCGGGAATCGTGCGGCTGCCCGCGGACCGCGCGGCCGGTGCCGGCTGAGGAGGCCGGCCGCGCGGCGGCTGCGCCCGGCGTGCCGTCCCCTTCGCCTGCAAGCTGA
- a CDS encoding T9SS type A sorting domain-containing protein produces the protein MKPKIFVARFSLLLLLAALPVLAQPTNRPDVVWARSTAGAALTLDGKLDEAAWSKAEAIQVQYPTSTALIPGSGWKDEGGVTASDPTDATIKFLVQDNWLWLGITCKDKSIGGKLFNQFDGFLMNIRDHSKASRPAPHFEVFYAWLAEPWADPTTGLVGASPGYFGSEGGPRDAVKSQIWNAATTVVGLTNSDSILDESYTSEIAINLTPRGYDVTRAAGDIVELNISIYDADWQWPFDAAKFSSNRTWLQGPWGNANWFNVLRIYARPDVTINSGAVPQVGADVIIPNAALHADPAIDGKLDEVAWEKAPGLDLRFGDQALRDSYSGIAPYRSGEFQPEINGIRAAVLDPADATIKWFFKGDMLYLGVDVRDQAVWGNRNFDQWDGIRFIINDRSALDEDNHVMQRREITVHIDSSGALVPDGHLRVLLSDSVKGAQVAYRLKPNSTLNDFVPDEGYWIEMAIDLTKIGYPAGRGDGALFLSATLFDGDNFANPADNYGNRVWWMREREIDAAPAWGYMDPNTLLPVVEPPLNTTSRLDAVWALSTAGAALTLDGKLDEAAWSKAQTVSVKYPQSTAIIPGSGWKDEGGVTTSDPTDATIKFLVQDNWLWLGITCKDKSIGGKLFNQFDGFLMNIRDHSKASRPAPHFEVFYAWLAEPWADPTTGLVGASPGYFGSEGGPRDAVKSQIWNAATTVVGLTNSDSILDESYTSEIAINLTPRGYDVTRAAGDIVELNISIYDADWQWPFDAAKFSSNRTWLQGPWGNANWFNVLRIHARPDVTINSTTLPAIGPEVVIPNAGNNPAPAIDGRLEEGIWQKVPGLDLRYGDGALRDSYSSVGPYRSGEFQPEINGIRAAVLDPADATIKWFFKGDMLYLGVDVRDQAVWGNRNFDQWDGIRFIINDRSALDSDNHVLLRRNLEVHIDSSGALLATGDLVNLLATGGAQVAYALKPNTTLNNFNDVDEGYWIEMALDLTKFGYPTGLGDGVLFLSATLFDGDNFANPADNYGNRVWWMREREIDAAPAWALMDKGTVVSVADRGTGGVPDVFTLYGNYPNPFNPTTTISYGMPADGLVTLRVYDLLGRSVMVRPLGLQSAGRHEILVDAGKLKSGIYFYRLEMTARGSNQTARTLYGRMMLLK, from the coding sequence ATGAAGCCCAAAATATTTGTTGCGCGCTTTAGCCTTCTGCTCCTGCTGGCGGCGCTGCCCGTGCTGGCGCAGCCAACCAACCGGCCGGATGTGGTGTGGGCCCGCTCCACCGCCGGCGCCGCCCTCACGCTCGACGGCAAACTCGATGAGGCCGCCTGGAGCAAGGCCGAGGCGATCCAGGTGCAATATCCCACCAGCACCGCGTTGATCCCCGGCAGCGGCTGGAAGGATGAGGGCGGGGTGACGGCCAGCGATCCCACCGACGCCACCATCAAATTCCTGGTGCAGGACAACTGGCTGTGGCTGGGCATCACCTGCAAGGACAAGTCGATCGGCGGCAAGCTGTTCAACCAGTTCGACGGCTTTTTGATGAATATTCGCGATCATTCCAAGGCCAGCCGGCCGGCGCCGCATTTCGAGGTTTTCTATGCCTGGCTGGCGGAGCCGTGGGCGGATCCCACCACCGGTTTGGTGGGCGCTTCGCCGGGTTACTTTGGCAGCGAGGGCGGGCCGCGCGATGCGGTGAAGTCGCAGATCTGGAACGCCGCCACCACGGTGGTGGGTCTGACCAACTCGGATTCGATCCTGGACGAGAGCTACACGTCCGAGATAGCGATCAACCTGACGCCGCGCGGCTATGACGTGACCCGGGCGGCGGGAGACATCGTGGAGCTGAACATTTCGATTTATGATGCCGACTGGCAGTGGCCGTTCGACGCTGCGAAGTTCAGCAGCAACCGCACCTGGCTGCAGGGGCCATGGGGCAATGCCAACTGGTTCAACGTGCTGCGCATTTATGCCCGGCCGGACGTGACCATCAACTCCGGCGCCGTGCCGCAGGTGGGTGCCGATGTCATCATTCCCAATGCCGCGCTGCATGCCGACCCCGCCATCGACGGCAAGCTGGATGAAGTCGCCTGGGAGAAGGCGCCGGGTCTCGATCTGCGCTTCGGCGACCAGGCGCTGCGCGACTCCTACTCCGGCATCGCGCCCTATCGCAGCGGCGAATTTCAGCCGGAGATCAACGGCATCCGCGCCGCGGTGCTGGATCCGGCGGACGCCACGATCAAATGGTTCTTCAAGGGCGACATGCTTTACCTGGGGGTGGACGTGCGCGACCAGGCGGTGTGGGGCAACCGCAACTTCGACCAGTGGGACGGCATCCGCTTCATCATCAATGACCGCAGCGCGCTCGATGAGGACAACCACGTGATGCAGCGCCGCGAGATCACGGTGCATATCGATTCCAGCGGCGCGTTGGTTCCGGATGGCCACCTGCGCGTGCTGCTGAGTGACAGCGTCAAGGGCGCGCAAGTGGCGTATCGCTTGAAGCCCAATTCCACCCTCAACGATTTCGTGCCGGACGAGGGCTACTGGATCGAGATGGCCATCGACCTGACCAAGATTGGCTATCCTGCGGGCCGCGGTGACGGCGCGCTGTTCCTCAGTGCCACGCTGTTCGACGGCGACAATTTTGCCAACCCGGCGGACAACTACGGCAACCGCGTGTGGTGGATGCGCGAGCGTGAAATCGACGCGGCGCCCGCCTGGGGCTACATGGATCCCAATACCCTGCTGCCGGTGGTGGAACCGCCGCTCAACACCACCAGCCGGTTGGATGCCGTGTGGGCGCTTTCCACCGCCGGTGCCGCGCTCACGCTCGACGGCAAACTCGATGAGGCCGCCTGGAGCAAGGCCCAGACGGTGAGCGTGAAGTATCCGCAATCCACGGCCATCATCCCCGGCAGCGGCTGGAAGGATGAGGGCGGGGTGACGACCAGCGATCCCACCGACGCCACCATCAAATTCCTGGTGCAGGACAACTGGCTGTGGCTGGGCATCACCTGCAAGGACAAGTCGATCGGCGGCAAGCTGTTCAACCAGTTCGACGGCTTTTTGATGAATATTCGCGATCATTCCAAGGCCAGCCGGCCGGCGCCGCATTTCGAGGTTTTCTATGCCTGGCTGGCGGAGCCGTGGGCGGATCCCACCACCGGTTTGGTGGGCGCCTCGCCGGGTTACTTTGGCAGCGAGGGCGGGCCGCGCGATGCGGTGAAGTCGCAGATTTGGAACGCCGCCACCACGGTGGTGGGTCTGACCAACTCGGATTCGATCCTGGACGAGAGCTACACGTCCGAGATAGCGATCAACCTGACGCCGCGCGGCTATGACGTGACCCGGGCGGCGGGAGACATCGTGGAGCTGAACATTTCGATTTATGATGCCGACTGGCAGTGGCCGTTCGACGCTGCGAAGTTCAGCAGCAACCGCACCTGGCTGCAGGGGCCGTGGGGCAATGCCAACTGGTTCAACGTGCTGCGCATTCACGCCCGGCCGGATGTGACGATCAATTCCACCACCCTGCCGGCCATCGGGCCGGAGGTCGTCATTCCCAATGCCGGCAACAATCCGGCACCGGCAATTGACGGCAGACTCGAGGAAGGCATATGGCAGAAGGTGCCGGGGCTGGATTTGCGCTACGGCGACGGCGCGCTGCGGGATTCCTATTCCAGTGTCGGGCCCTATCGCAGCGGCGAATTTCAGCCGGAGATCAACGGCATCCGCGCCGCGGTGCTGGATCCGGCGGACGCCACGATCAAATGGTTCTTCAAGGGCGACATGCTTTACCTGGGGGTGGACGTACGCGACCAGGCGGTGTGGGGCAACCGCAACTTCGACCAGTGGGACGGCATCCGCTTCATCATCAATGACCGTTCCGCGTTGGACAGCGACAATCATGTGCTGCTGCGCCGCAACCTGGAAGTCCACATCGACTCCAGCGGGGCGCTGCTCGCCACCGGCGATTTGGTGAATTTGCTGGCCACGGGCGGTGCGCAAGTGGCGTATGCCCTGAAACCCAACACCACGCTCAACAACTTCAACGATGTGGATGAAGGGTACTGGATCGAGATGGCGCTCGATCTGACCAAGTTCGGTTATCCCACCGGCCTGGGCGACGGCGTGTTGTTCCTCAGTGCCACGCTGTTCGACGGCGATAATTTTGCCAACCCGGCGGACAACTACGGCAACCGCGTGTGGTGGATGCGCGAGCGTGAAATCGACGCGGCGCCCGCCTGGGCTCTGATGGACAAGGGCACGGTGGTGAGCGTGGCGGATCGCGGCACCGGCGGCGTGCCGGATGTCTTCACGCTGTACGGCAATTATCCGAATCCCTTCAATCCCACCACCACCATCAGCTACGGCATGCCGGCCGACGGGCTGGTGACGCTGAGGGTGTATGATCTGCTCGGCCGCAGTGTGATGGTCAGGCCTCTCGGCCTGCAATCTGCCGGCCGGCACGAGATCCTGGTGGATGCCGGCAAGCTGAAGTCGGGCATCTACTTCTACCGGCTGGAGATGACCGCGCGTGGCAGCAACCAGACGGCGCGCACGCTCTATGGCCGCATGATGTTGCTGAAGTGA